One genomic window of Medicago truncatula cultivar Jemalong A17 chromosome 1, MtrunA17r5.0-ANR, whole genome shotgun sequence includes the following:
- the LOC25482448 gene encoding L-type lectin-domain containing receptor kinase SIT2: MITTYNGASGGRTVVVGVKMESNSHSTELLTWSLVNVAQPGDLILALHVLRNDEIVNRDGKSSLFSLVKAFDSVLSGYEGFCNLKQVDLKLKICRGSSVRRILVREANEYCATHVIVGKSQGLIRPTISLPRYCAKKLSKDCWVFAVDNGKVVFKRDGSPTNHVDLKGHRIGLLGSIQRTFSKSSKVLNDDVEESILQDSSCYQAADQESYFGDEGDSEKNSLAMVPVKATDAGSSMRTLHDREVTALKPGWPLLHRTISSDRKVSERSLFRRISVVQWAMQLPSRNLSFDKDQFLGLDSKSGALVPVNAEIGMVASPERKSMCVPKELEGLHEKYSSTCRLFKYQELVSATSNFLPENLIGKGGSSRVYKGCLPDGKELAVKILKPSDDVLKEFVLEIEIITALHHKNIISLIGFCFEDDNLLLVYDFLSRGSLEQNLQGSKKNSLELGWTERYKVAMGVAEALEYLHNNSDQPVIHRDVKSSNVLLSEDFEPQLSDFGLAKWASTSSSSITCTDVAGTFGYLAPEYFMYGKVNDKIDVYAFGVVLLELLTRRKPISGDYPKGQESLVMWASPILNSGKLSQLLDPSLGDNYDHEEMERMVLAATLCIRRAPGARPHMSLISKVLKGDAVVIKWAKLEINALKASELLDEEACPPSDIQSHLNLALLDVDDDTLSMFSVEQNVSLEDYLRGRWSRSSSFD; encoded by the exons ATGATCACCACCTACAACGGTGCCTCCGGTGGCCGTACTGTGGTTGTTGGTGTGAAGATGGAATCTAACAGTCATAGCACTGAGTTGTTGACATGGTCTTTGGTCAATGTTGCTCAACCTGGTGATCTTATTCTTGCTCTTCATGTTCTTAGAAATGATG AAATTGTGAATCGAGATGGGAAATCTTCTTTATTTTCTCTTGTCAAAGCATTTGATTCAGTGCTTTCTGGTTACGAAGGATTCTGCAACTTGAAACAG GTGGATCTGAAGCTAAAAATTTGCCGGGGTTCGTCAGTGAGGAGAATTTTGGTTAGAGAAGCAAATGAATATTGTGCAACTCATGTTATAGTTGGAAAATCTCAAGGTCTTATTAGACCAACTATTTCTTTACCTAGGTATTGTGCTAAGAAGCTATCAAAGGATTGTTGGGTTTTTGCTGTTGATAATGGGAAAGTTGTGTTCAAGAGAGATGGATCACCGACAAATCACGTTGActtaaaag GTCACCGAATTGGGTTGCTTGGTTCGATACAACGGACATTCAGCAAGAGTTCAAAAGTACTAAATGATGATGTGGAAGAATCAATATTGCAGGATTCATCTTGCTACCAAGCTGCAGATCAAGAGTCTTATTTCGGCGACGAGGGTGATAGTGAGAAGAACTCGTTGGCTATGGTTCCGGTAAAAGCAACTGATGCTGGTTCTAGCATGAGAACTTTACATGACAGAGAAGTAACTGCTTTAAAACCTGGTTGGCCACTACTCCATCGTACAATTTCGTCAGACAGGAAAGTTTCTGAAAGATCGTTGTTTCGTCGGATTTCAGTGGTCCAATGGGCAATGCAGTTGCCCTCTAGAAATCTTTCCTTTGATAAAGATCAATTTTTGGGTCTAGATAGCAAAAGTGGTGCTCTTGTTCCGGTGAATGCCGAAATAGGAATGGTTGCTTCACCTGAACGCAAATCTATGTGCGTTCCTAAAGAATTAGAGGGCCTTCATGAGAAATACTCATCTACTTGCAGATTGTTTAAGTACCAAGAACTTGTATCAGCAACATCAAACTTCTTGCCGG AAAATTTGATTGGTAAAGGAGGAAGTAGTCGGGTTTATAAAGGTTGCCTCCCTGATGGAAAGGAACTTGCTGTTAAGATCTTAAAGCCTTCTGATGATGTTTTGAAGGAGTTTGTTTTAGAGATAGAAATTATCACCGCTTTGCATCACAAAAACATCATTTCTCTCATTGGATTCTGCTTTGAAGATGACAATCTTCTTTTGGTCTATGATTTCTTATCAAGAGGGAGCCTTGAACAAAACCTTCAGG GTAGTAAGAAAAATTCGCTCGAGTTAGGTTGGACTGAGAGATATAAGGTGGCAATGGGCGTTGCTGAGGCTTTGGAGTATCTGCATAATAACAGTGACCAACCTGTGATCCATCGTGAtgtaaaatcatcaaatgtgtTATTATCTGAGGATTTTGAACCTCAG CTCTCTGACTTTGGACTTGCGAAATGGGCATCAACCTCGTCATCATCTATAACCTGCACAGATGTTGCCGGAACTTTTGG TTACTTGGCACCTGAATATTTCATGTATGGTAAAGTAAATGATAAGATTGATGTCTATGCATTTGGTGTGGTGCTTCTTGAGCTTCTTACACGGAGAAAGCCTATAAGTGGCGATTATCCTAAAGGTCAAGAGAGCCTTGTCATGTGG GCAAGTCCAATTCTAAATAGTGGGAAGCTGTCACAATTGTTGGATCCTAGTTTGGGTGATAACTATGATCATGAAGAGATGGAAAGGATGGTCTTAGCAGCAACACTTTGTATCAGACGTGCTCCAGGAGCTAGGCCTCATATGAGTCTT ATCTCAAAGGTCCTTAAAGGCGACGCCGTTGTAATAAAGTGGGCAAAGCTAGAAATTAATGCTTTGAAAGCATCAGAATTGCTTGATGAAGAAGCATGTCCACCTTCTGACATACAATCACACCTTAATCTTGCATTGCTTGATGTGGATGATGACACACTCTCCATGTTCAGTGTTGAGCAAAATGTCTCTTTGGAGGACTACTTGAGAGGCAGGTGGAGTCGTTCATCTAGCTTTGATTGA